TGTGGGTACAATGACTTCCACAGGACCCCGGCTGCCCAGGTGACTGCTAAAGGCTGGGGCTTCCTAGCTCTGCCTAGAActgcagagacagacagactggTCCCTGAAAGAGGCCTTTGTAAGCTGGACCAGCTGTCCCTGCGCCTTCCCTCTCAGCGTGGTGGGACAAAGGGGCTGGTGCTCCAATGCCAGGGAGATGATAGACAGCTCCTTCCTCACCCTTTGGcttcttgcttctcctccttggttttctcctcttctgtgactTCTAGAACATAAGAGTGCAGGGATGGCCAAGGGCAGCCCCTCTGGAAAGACCCATGGGATCTCCACTTTGAAACCCCTTCCCCAACACTACAGCTCACTGGAcatacaaaagagagaaaagcccATCCCAGGCCCTCCCAGCGAGCCCTGCAGAGGACAAACAGGTTGGACCGGTTTCCCAGCCTGCTACAGCCTGAACCCGGTGGGTGGAGGCAGCCCCCTGGGAAACTGGGGTGAAGCACTGAGAAAAGGTCTTGGGTGGTATGTGAGAGCCATGCTCCCGACCACGGGGAGCCCAGGCATGTCCCTGGCTCTGGAGCCTGGCAGGGCTCAATCAGCCAGTGAAGATGACGAAttgagtttcattcttttgtgggCCCTGCCACTTCTGGGAACCAGTGAAAGGCCCAAGTAGCTAAAGAAGAGCCCTAAGGAGCTGGCAGGGCCTGAGTCAGCTCCCTCCTCCCAGTGCCCTACATAAATTCCTCCTCCAGGGCCTGGGGCTCAAGATCCAAGTCCTGGCCCAACCCAAACccacctttcttctcttctgggtctttctctttctcatcttctgTTTTGACTCTCTTGGCTTTTTTGAAGTTGGAAGAGTTCTTGCGACCGCCTTCTCCCTCCTCGTCAGAGTCGGAGAACTCTTCCTCACAGGCAATTCGTTTGTCCGAGGAACAGACTGGGAAGTAATGGAAAATATGGGTGGGAGAGCAGATTCTTTATCTCAGGGTCTGCCCAGCGCTTTCTTGCATGTTCCCCCAAAAGACACCAAGGGAAGGGGACCTGGACCCTCTAAATTATCCCTACAGGCACAGGTACTTGGGTTTCTCAACAGGTGGGCAGCTTGGGGAGAATGTGGAGCCAGGAACAGTGGAGGGAAGTCAAAACTGCCTGCGGAGTAGGAAGGTGGAGGCCCCTGGGTCTCGGTCTTACTTGAAATGCGCTTGTCAGGGTCTTCTTCATCCTCATCGCCACTCTCCTCTGGAATGGCATCCTCAGGAATGGCCTGCATTTGGACCCCAGGCGCGTGGGGCAGCATTCTCAGGTTCTCAAACAGTCGCTGTCTATGGCCAATGGTAGAGAGGTGGCTGGGCTCTGGTCAAGGACCAACCAGAGCCTGGAATGTTGTTAGGGGTGTGGGGGAGGATATACTCACTTGATCTTTTCCAGGTACTCATTAGTGTTCTGGTTAGTCATATTGGAAGGACTGATGTGAAGTTTGAAATCTGGTCCAAAGTATTCGAAGTAGTCGTTGTATGGAAGCTCTAATTGGGGCAGAGGGTGAGAGAGTTAAGAGACTGGCCACCATGGGACCCTGAGAAAAGCATCTGTAGGTTTATCTGGACCTGTGAGCCCAACTATCAAACAGAGAAGCATGCCTCCAAGATAGGGTGAGGCTTGGGTACCtataggatttcaattttttttaaagccattctCCAGTGTCCACACCagtggtgtgtttgtgtgcatacgtgcacgtgtgtgtgtatgaagcaggctgaagcccctggtttagaaaAATTTAGGCAATATTCATTGCGAGCACTCCCTCAGTCACTACCCCAGTTACCCTACAGAGTATGAATTCCAAAGCTATAGATAAGCACTGATAATTTTGTCCAGACCAGCAGCTGAGGGACAGGGGACAGGGTCAACTAAAGGACTCAGAAAAAAACTGACAGCTACGGTCTGAAAACCACAAGAGGATAGCAGGAGAATCAGACTCTGAAGAGGAGAGGTTGTAGAGCCAATGGGAAAGGGGCACGTGAGCTCCTGCGCTGCCCAGCCCAATCTGGCCCTGCAGCTATTACCATTAGGGATCTCTGTGTCCAGGGCCACAGCTGTTTCGTATGTCCAGCACCGGGCGACATTACGAATGGTGTAGCCACCTCCTCCCAGCATCAGCATAGGCAGGTTGAAGCTCTTCACAAATTCCACACACTTGGCGTGCCCTTTGGTGGGAGAAGGTGTGCCAAGTTGCAGGAGCACCCAGCAGGACCCTGCCCTCCCGTCTCTGTGCTACCTGGCCTCACCTTTGATGGTCAAATTGAAGCAACCTAACCGATCACCAGACAAGGAGTCAGAGCCACACTGTAAGACGACTGCACTGGGCTGGAACATCTCCATTACTTTGGACATGACCTGAAAGGACACAACCTGGTCACTACCAGCCTCAAGAAAAGCTATTTGAGGTTCAGGCTGAAAAGTGTGGGTGCAGCACTTTCTTCGGCTCCTTATCACTCACTCCTACCTTTCCACTCTCCCTCAGAGAAAAGGGAGTACAagcctgggcttctcatttccCCAATTTGTTCAGTTTTCCAATTTGAGAGGATCTCCAAGAGCCTTCTAGCTCTAATAAGGAGCCTAAGACAACCTCCTTGTCAATTCCCTAGATCTCGCCCTCCTTTCGTTGCTCCAAGAAGCCCCTCTGAGGCAGCCCTTAGCTGCGTCTGCTCTATGCATTTGGCCCTGCAGACTTGGAGCCTTACGCTGTGAGGAGGCGcttcacttttgtttatctcaTTCTCACTAGATTCTAATGTAACTGAGGACAGAGACCATAACTTAGGCTTTTCTGTTGCCCTTACTACAAGGTACACAGTAGGCACCTGGTGTTTGCTAAACGACTACCTAACCTAACCTAACTAGGTTACTACTCTAGTAATGGTTCCTTATTGCTTACAGGTGAAGATTTAACTCCTCAGCATGGCATTCAAGGCTACCTTTGAAATACTGACCCCGACAAACATTTCCCGCCACATCCTTCAACACTCCTCCCTCACATCATACTGGCCTACATACCACGTATTGGCACCTCTATGCTTCTGCtggtgctgttccctctgctgaatgccacccctcccctccagcccccgccTCCTTCACATGGGTAACTCCTCATTTCTCAAAgtccagctcaaatgtcactacCTCTGTGAAATCATCTTGACTACGCTTTCCCCAGCCCATGTTCATCCCTCAAAAACAGCACTGACCACATGCTGTCAGGGATGTGCTTGCCTCCCACACCACAGACTGTGAGGTCTTCAAGGGCATGGATCATGTCTTAGCTATTCTTATATCCAGCAGAGGGCCTGACCCACAGAAGGCATCAGTAAATATCTGGATGAATTTTGTTCCCCTAACTGGCCACACAGCATGCAATCCAGGGTTCAAACACATCTCATTTCCAGCCAGCCTCTCAGTGGGGAGAGATCCCGAAGTACACTGGAGGTGTTTTGCTACCCCTCCCTTAGATCAATCCTGTTTATAGCCCAGTGGTGGATAAGCCTAAGCCACTTACCGGCTTGAAAATGGCCTCATAGGACTCGTCATCAATCCCATCTCGGAGCGGGTAGTTAACAGCGTAATACTTGCCTTTGCCAGCCCCAATATCCTAATCAAGAAGCACATTAAAGTAAAACTGAAAGATGATGAAGCTAGGAGGAAGTTCAAGGATGAGGGCTGGAAGGCTAAGGAAAGAAGCAGTGGTTCTAAGAGAGATAAGCTGGGCCCATGAGGTGGGCCAGGGACAGAGCAGGTTAGCACCATTCCCCTCACTGGTGGAACAAGTCTAGCTCACGTCTCTGGACACACCACTGAGTCTGCACCCAGGCTGAGAATCATTTATGGAACCAGAGACTGAATATCCTACCACACAGCATGAGACCTCTCCCCCTGGACTGGGTTAAAGGTGGCTGGGGGCTGGACCATAGAAATAACACCCACCCCACGACAACCCTTTCCTTTCCAGAGCGCTTTACTGCTCACTCCTCTACCCACCACTCTCCTCTCTAGGGAGGTGTGGAAGGAAAGCAGAAACGGAAGAAGAATTCTTCAAAATTGGAAAGGCTCAGTTATTATGATGCTTGCCACAGCAAACAACTGAATTAGTGCCACTTTTTCACCCAAGGGCCACTGGCATGGCAAAATGGCTGGTTTCATTGTATTCATGCTCTCACAAAGCAGAATAGTTTAATGAATCAGTTTCCAGGGATTCTTATCCTGAGGTCCATGGATGGGCTTCAGTAGGAGAAGGCATCTATTAACTATTTgataacaaatgtaaaatttcatGTACTTATGGGGAGAGAGTACATAGCTTTCAGTCAGATGGTCAAAGGGGAGGGTAACCTAAAAACATTAAGAACCCTTGAGATGGTCCATAAAGGTCCCAATTCCTAGCCCGTGGGAGAGAACCTGATGTTTCTAGCCTAAAATTCAAGCTGTCTGGGACATGTGAATAGTATAATGCAACTCAGCTGTGGCCAGGAGGGAAGTGCAATAGTCAGGAGACCCCCATCCCTTCCAACCCTTTATGTACCATCATTCCCTTCCTCCAGaataagagagggaaagagaccaTGGCAGGTGTCCCAGGCTGGGGTGTGGTATTCTGAATGGCAGAAGACGCAGGAAGTGGTTTTTGGTGACATGAGATAGGAGAGTTAAGAGCTGGCAGCTGAGGGTGAGCTGGTTGGCCCCTGAAGGGAGTTCTCACCCGTAGGTCCCCAGTTCCTGGGAAGTACTCTCCATATTTATGAAAGGACACAGTCATGACTCGGTCTGTGGTATAGAAGGCCTCTTCCACGCCATCGCCGTGGTGAATATCAATGTCAATATACAGCACCCTCTGGTGATACCTAGGATCAGAAGGGGGTCAGGGGGTTCTGGGGGCTCTTTGGGAGTGGGACGCGCCAAGGGCGCCAGGTCCCAGCTTACCGGGCTGGCTGCCTCCCTCAGGTATCTCTAAGCACCAGAGACGCGGAAACTGGCTGAAGGAAGGTGGAAGAGCGGCAGGGTGTCTCCAGAGGCCTGACCAAGCCGATCAAGTCCGATCTTCCTACTCTACAGCCAGGGTCAACTCCAGCCACACAGGGACACTCTGGAGGCAGGATCTGAGCAGCGCCTGCCCCTGATCTTGCCGTGGGCTCAGATCAAATCAAGACCCCGTCAAGGAGAGGATGGCCAGAGACACTCACCGAACACATCCTAGCCAGCACACTGCTAGGAAAAGCAAACTAGGGAGGCAAGcccgggggagggggaaatgggaaccTGGCCTAAGGTGCTCCTCCAAGAGACAAGGCCAGGAAGGCATACTTTAGCAGTTCCAGGATGGCCAAGACGATATCATTGACGTAACAGAAGCCAGATGCCTCGGACTTCTTTGCATGGTGTAGGCCCCCAGCCCAATTCACAGCGATGTCCGTCTGCTGCTTATTAAGTTTCACGGCACTTGCTGGACGTGGGAAGAAAGAACACAAGCCTGTTATCAAgccactctctccctttcctccaagAAGCCAAGGGAACCCAGTGAGAGGTAGGACCTGCCTATTCAACAGCTGTATTGTACAATTCACAAGCCAGTCCTCTCCCCCTACC
The sequence above is drawn from the Tursiops truncatus isolate mTurTru1 chromosome 1, mTurTru1.mat.Y, whole genome shotgun sequence genome and encodes:
- the HDAC1 gene encoding histone deacetylase 1 isoform X1, encoding MAQTQGTRRKVCYYYDGDVGNYYYGQGHPMKPHRIRMTHNLLLNYGLYRKMEIYRPHKANAEEMTKYHSDDYIKFLRSIRPDNMSEYSKQMQRFNVGEDCPVFDGLFEFCQLSTGGSVASAVKLNKQQTDIAVNWAGGLHHAKKSEASGFCYVNDIVLAILELLKYHQRVLYIDIDIHHGDGVEEAFYTTDRVMTVSFHKYGEYFPGTGDLRDIGAGKGKYYAVNYPLRDGIDDESYEAIFKPVMSKVMEMFQPSAVVLQCGSDSLSGDRLGCFNLTIKGHAKCVEFVKSFNLPMLMLGGGGYTIRNVARCWTYETAVALDTEIPNELPYNDYFEYFGPDFKLHISPSNMTNQNTNEYLEKIKQRLFENLRMLPHAPGVQMQAIPEDAIPEESGDEDEEDPDKRISICSSDKRIACEEEFSDSDEEGEGGRKNSSNFKKAKRVKTEDEKEKDPEEKKGSRRRSSWPEQTSPVLASCQVPHLYPTTPQILYFLFLCVFI
- the HDAC1 gene encoding histone deacetylase 1 isoform X4; its protein translation is MAQTQGTRRKVCYYYDGDVGNYYYGQGHPMKPHRIRMTHNLLLNYGLYRKMEIYRPHKANAEEMTKYHSDDYIKFLRSIRPDNMSEYSKQMQRFNVGEDCPVFDGLFEFCQLSTGGSVASAVKLNKQQTDIAVNWAGGLHHAKKSEASGFCYVNDIVLAILELLKYHQRVLYIDIDIHHGDGVEEAFYTTDRVMTVSFHKYGEYFPGTGDLRDIGAGKGKYYAVNYPLRDGIDDESYEAIFKPVMSKVMEMFQPSAVVLQCGSDSLSGDRLGCFNLTIKELPYNDYFEYFGPDFKLHISPSNMTNQNTNEYLEKIKQRLFENLRMLPHAPGVQMQAIPEDAIPEESGDEDEEDPDKRISICSSDKRIACEEEFSDSDEEGEGGRKNSSNFKKAKRVKTEDEKEKDPEEKKGSRRRSSWPEQTSPVLASCQVPHLYPTTPQILYFLFLCVFI
- the HDAC1 gene encoding histone deacetylase 1 isoform X2, with product MAQTQGTRRKVCYYYDGDVGNYYYGQGHPMKPHRIRMTHNLLLNYGLYRKMEIYRPHKANAEEMTKYHSDDYIKFLRSIRPDNMSEYSKQMQRFNVGEDCPVFDGLFEFCQLSTGGSVASAVKLNKQQTDIAVNWAGGLHHAKKSEASGFCYVNDIVLAILELLKYHQRVLYIDIDIHHGDGVEEAFYTTDRVMTVSFHKYGEYFPGTGDLRDIGAGKGKYYAVNYPLRDGIDDESYEAIFKPVMSKVMEMFQPSAVVLQCGSDSLSGDRLGCFNLTIKGHAKCVEFVKSFNLPMLMLGGGGYTIRNVARCWTYETAVALDTEIPNELPYNDYFEYFGPDFKLHISPSNMTNQNTNEYLEKIKQRLFENLRMLPHAPGVQMQAIPEDAIPEESGDEDEEDPDKRISICSSDKRIACEEEFSDSDEEGEGGRKNSSNFKKAKRVKTEDEKEKDPEEKKEVTEEEKTKEEKQEAKGVKEEVKLA
- the HDAC1 gene encoding histone deacetylase 1 isoform X3 — encoded protein: MAQTQGTRRKVCYYYDGDVGNYYYGQGHPMKPHRIRMTHNLLLNYGLYRKMEIYRPHKANAEEMTKYHSDDYIKFLRSIRPDNMSEYSKQMQRSSAVKLNKQQTDIAVNWAGGLHHAKKSEASGFCYVNDIVLAILELLKYHQRVLYIDIDIHHGDGVEEAFYTTDRVMTVSFHKYGEYFPGTGDLRDIGAGKGKYYAVNYPLRDGIDDESYEAIFKPVMSKVMEMFQPSAVVLQCGSDSLSGDRLGCFNLTIKGHAKCVEFVKSFNLPMLMLGGGGYTIRNVARCWTYETAVALDTEIPNELPYNDYFEYFGPDFKLHISPSNMTNQNTNEYLEKIKQRLFENLRMLPHAPGVQMQAIPEDAIPEESGDEDEEDPDKRISICSSDKRIACEEEFSDSDEEGEGGRKNSSNFKKAKRVKTEDEKEKDPEEKKGSRRRSSWPEQTSPVLASCQVPHLYPTTPQILYFLFLCVFI